Proteins encoded by one window of Chryseobacterium aquaeductus:
- a CDS encoding alpha-hydroxy acid oxidase encodes MSFPFDTNYASLELLIEKAKKKMPRFAFEYLDGGCNENINRDRNTSELRDVLLRPQYLNNNYSEANMETELFGVKYSAPFGISPVGLQGLMWPNAPEILAKAAFKHNIPFILSTVTTSSLERIAELTEGKAWYQLYHPREEWLRDDILDRCEASGYDVLCVLSDVPTFGYRAKEIRNGLAMPPQLNFRNVSQALARPEWCLEILKHGVPSFKTMEKYMDKNMNVKQLGQFMNSTFSGRLNSDRIKAIRDKWKGKLVIKGVASDEDAAEAVRLGFDGMIISNHGGRQLDAGESTIAVVKEISEKYKGQIKIMMDSGVRTGPDVARALSCGAEFTFMGRTFMYAVGALGDKGGDHIIEMLKMQFRQVMEQVCCDTPEELQNFRVK; translated from the coding sequence ATGTCATTTCCATTCGATACCAATTATGCTTCGCTTGAACTTTTAATCGAAAAAGCAAAAAAGAAAATGCCCCGTTTCGCTTTTGAATATCTGGATGGTGGCTGTAACGAAAATATCAACCGCGACAGAAATACAAGTGAATTGCGAGATGTTCTGCTTCGTCCACAATACCTGAACAATAACTATTCAGAAGCCAATATGGAGACGGAATTATTTGGTGTAAAATATTCTGCCCCGTTCGGAATTTCTCCTGTTGGTTTACAAGGTTTGATGTGGCCAAATGCTCCCGAAATTTTAGCAAAAGCTGCTTTTAAACATAATATTCCTTTCATTTTAAGTACCGTAACGACCAGCAGTCTCGAAAGAATCGCTGAATTAACAGAAGGAAAAGCATGGTATCAGTTGTATCACCCTAGAGAAGAATGGTTGCGTGATGATATTCTTGATCGTTGTGAAGCTTCAGGATATGACGTTTTGTGTGTGTTATCTGATGTTCCGACTTTTGGTTACAGAGCCAAAGAAATCAGGAACGGTTTGGCAATGCCTCCACAACTAAATTTCAGAAATGTTTCCCAGGCTTTGGCAAGACCAGAATGGTGCCTTGAAATTTTGAAACACGGTGTTCCGAGTTTTAAAACAATGGAAAAATACATGGACAAAAACATGAACGTCAAACAATTGGGACAGTTCATGAACTCTACTTTTTCCGGGAGATTAAATTCAGACAGAATCAAAGCCATCCGTGATAAATGGAAAGGAAAATTGGTCATCAAAGGCGTTGCTTCGGATGAAGATGCCGCAGAAGCGGTACGTTTAGGTTTCGACGGAATGATCATATCCAATCATGGAGGAAGACAGCTGGATGCAGGAGAATCAACGATTGCTGTGGTAAAAGAGATCAGTGAAAAATATAAAGGTCAGATTAAAATCATGATGGACAGTGGCGTAAGAACCGGTCCGGATGTTGCCCGAGCTTTAAGCTGTGGTGCAGAATTTACCTTTATGGGAAGAACGTTTATGTATGCCGTCGGAGCTTTAGGAGATAAAGGCGGGGATCACATTATTGAAATGCTGAAAATGCAGTTCAGACAGGTGATGGAGCAGGTTTGCTGTGATACGCCGGAGGAGTTGCAGAATTTTAGGGTGAAGTGA
- a CDS encoding GntR family transcriptional regulator, producing MSDTLEININENSRVPKYKQIVDSILNGIDGGQIKIGEKIPSINELSESCFLSRDTVEKAYKELRKRQIIESVKGKGYYISRINKNDIINIFFLINKPSTYKMMIYNYFVNAIGTKGNVEMYIYHCDETLFINSLKKNLGGFDYYVVMPHFRDEQYKHTSSTQEVLDMIEQIPKNKLLLLDNTKPNISGEYGSIYQDFEHDIYNALKEGLDKIKKYEKIILVYPDKSIHPYPFRIVRGFEQFCRDFKLDYEILDEIYPDMELQDKDIFITIRERDLVNLVKQIRQKNLKLGEDIGIISYNETPLKELLGITVITTDFKAMGESAAYMILKNKKEQVNNVFKFIQRESL from the coding sequence ATGTCAGACACATTAGAAATCAATATCAATGAAAACTCCAGAGTTCCCAAATACAAACAGATTGTAGATTCTATTCTGAATGGAATTGATGGCGGACAAATCAAAATCGGAGAAAAGATACCGTCTATCAATGAGCTCAGTGAATCTTGCTTTCTTTCAAGAGATACTGTGGAAAAAGCATATAAAGAACTTCGCAAGAGACAAATCATTGAATCTGTAAAAGGTAAAGGATATTATATTTCTCGCATCAACAAAAACGACATTATTAATATTTTCTTTCTGATCAACAAGCCGAGTACTTATAAAATGATGATTTACAACTATTTCGTCAATGCAATCGGTACCAAAGGAAACGTAGAAATGTATATTTATCATTGTGACGAAACGCTTTTCATTAATTCTTTAAAAAAGAATCTCGGCGGGTTTGATTATTATGTGGTGATGCCGCATTTTCGTGATGAGCAATACAAACATACCAGTTCTACGCAGGAAGTTTTGGATATGATCGAACAAATTCCGAAGAATAAATTGTTGCTTTTAGATAACACAAAACCTAATATTTCTGGAGAATATGGATCTATTTATCAGGATTTTGAGCACGATATTTACAATGCCCTGAAAGAAGGTTTAGATAAAATAAAGAAGTACGAAAAGATTATTTTAGTTTATCCTGACAAATCGATTCATCCCTACCCTTTCCGTATTGTAAGAGGTTTCGAGCAGTTTTGCAGAGATTTTAAACTCGATTATGAAATTCTTGACGAAATCTATCCCGACATGGAATTGCAGGATAAAGATATTTTCATCACGATTCGCGAGCGCGATCTGGTGAATTTGGTGAAACAAATCCGTCAGAAAAACCTGAAATTGGGTGAAGACATCGGAATTATTTCTTACAACGAAACTCCTTTGAAGGAATTACTCGGAATAACGGTTATCACAACTGATTTTAAAGCAATGGGAGAATCTGCAGCATACATGATTTTAAAGAATAAAAAAGAACAGGTGAATAATGTTTTTAAATTTATTCAGAGAGAATCTTTATAG
- a CDS encoding nuclear transport factor 2 family protein, producing MIKKVLFAVSFLMVIAVSAQKNNDAKSVTDAAEKLRLAMISGEKSALESLIVPELTYGHSGGHIDDAKEFVEKLVSKKSDFLTIEISNQNIQILGNTAIVRHHFYATTADLGKAPGDVTLDILLVWTKVKNDWKLLARQAVKSEKKK from the coding sequence ATGATTAAAAAAGTCCTATTTGCTGTGAGTTTTCTTATGGTGATTGCAGTTTCTGCACAGAAAAACAACGATGCAAAATCTGTAACGGATGCAGCAGAAAAACTAAGATTAGCAATGATCAGTGGTGAAAAATCCGCTTTAGAATCTTTAATCGTTCCGGAATTGACTTACGGACATTCGGGAGGTCATATTGATGATGCTAAAGAATTTGTTGAAAAATTGGTCAGCAAAAAATCTGATTTTTTAACCATTGAAATTTCAAATCAAAACATACAAATCTTAGGAAATACAGCGATCGTTCGTCACCATTTTTATGCTACGACTGCCGATTTGGGAAAGGCTCCGGGCGATGTGACTTTGGATATTTTGTTAGTTTGGACGAAGGTGAAAAATGACTGGAAATTGCTGGCGAGACAGGCGGTGAAGTCGGAGAAGAAAAAGTAA
- a CDS encoding pectate lyase family protein encodes MKNITITCLSSIFLIACHSQKQLKSSNENCYSGKTLAFPEAEGFGKFAKGARGVKNPEVYTVSNLNDSGEGSFRDAVSKSGRFIVFSVSGIINLNSPVTVSENLTIAGQTAPGKGIVLSGQKVSFSGANNTIARYFRIRLGNKNKVSKNTDASGISNGKNIILDHLSISWGMDEVFSINWDNRGIEPDSITIQNSIISQGLHLYNHSAGGLIQTNGSISIIKSLYASNKTRNPKVKGKNEFVNNVIYNFGNLGNTNGHLVSGDGYIMGGSAQKSEVNIINNYFVAGPLNVDQPTPFSRGTKTLSLFESGNYYDSNKNGILDGKLVPHNEIAYPGETPLQFMENPFNYPYSKPSLSATQAFDYVLKNAGANFPNRDDVDNLIITEVNSKGTKGLYVFTESDLPLDNNGLGNYPTYQGEKDSDKDGIPDSAEIKMGLNPNDSSDALKNNKHCKNYLNIEVYFNNIMK; translated from the coding sequence ATGAAAAATATTACCATAACGTGTTTATCTTCAATATTTCTAATTGCTTGTCATTCACAAAAACAACTGAAATCCTCCAATGAAAATTGTTATTCGGGAAAAACTTTAGCTTTTCCGGAAGCAGAAGGTTTTGGGAAATTTGCCAAAGGTGCACGAGGTGTTAAAAACCCCGAAGTTTATACAGTCAGCAATCTAAATGACAGTGGAGAAGGCTCCTTTCGTGATGCTGTAAGCAAATCCGGAAGGTTTATTGTTTTTTCGGTAAGTGGAATTATCAACTTAAATTCTCCAGTAACGGTGTCTGAAAATCTTACGATTGCCGGGCAAACAGCTCCCGGAAAAGGCATTGTTTTATCTGGCCAGAAAGTTTCTTTTTCAGGTGCAAACAATACCATTGCAAGGTATTTCAGAATCAGATTGGGAAACAAAAATAAAGTTTCTAAAAATACAGATGCTTCCGGAATTTCAAACGGGAAGAATATTATTTTGGATCATCTCTCAATTTCGTGGGGAATGGATGAAGTTTTTTCGATCAACTGGGACAACAGAGGAATTGAGCCAGACAGCATTACGATTCAGAATTCTATAATATCGCAGGGTTTGCATCTTTACAATCACTCTGCTGGTGGTTTGATTCAGACAAACGGCAGCATAAGCATCATCAAATCTCTATACGCAAGCAACAAAACCAGAAATCCGAAAGTGAAAGGCAAAAATGAATTCGTCAATAATGTCATTTATAATTTTGGAAATCTGGGAAATACAAATGGACATTTAGTTTCAGGAGACGGTTACATTATGGGTGGTTCTGCGCAGAAATCGGAGGTGAATATCATCAACAACTATTTCGTGGCAGGACCTTTGAACGTCGATCAGCCAACGCCATTCAGCAGAGGAACCAAGACTTTATCACTTTTCGAGTCCGGAAATTATTATGATTCAAACAAAAACGGAATTTTAGACGGAAAATTAGTTCCACACAATGAAATCGCATATCCCGGAGAAACACCGTTGCAGTTTATGGAAAATCCATTTAATTATCCTTATTCAAAACCTAGTTTGTCAGCCACACAAGCTTTCGATTATGTTTTAAAAAATGCTGGTGCCAACTTTCCAAATCGTGATGATGTTGATAATTTAATTATAACCGAAGTCAACTCAAAAGGAACAAAAGGTCTGTACGTTTTTACTGAAAGTGATCTTCCACTTGACAACAACGGATTGGGTAATTATCCAACGTATCAAGGTGAAAAAGATAGTGATAAAGACGGAATACCAGATTCGGCGGAAATAAAAATGGGTCTCAATCCCAACGATTCTTCGGATGCTTTAAAGAATAATAAACATTGTAAGAATTACTTGAATATAGAAGTTTATTTCAATAATATTATGAAATAG